The DNA region CTACGTAACAACAACTGGTGTCTTCGTTCTAATGTTTGCGGTCTTTGGATCTGGGTGGATTTTGTTGCATGTAGCTCATCTATAGGTAGTTTGGCCGCTGTGTCCATCGACAGATTCGTCGCTGTAAAATTCCCTCTTCGCTACCGTGTTCTCCTCACAAAACAGACCAGCTTGAAGATGATATGCTTCGTGTGGATGTACTCGATGATATTCGCTTCCCTTGGTAACTACAACTGGACATTTCACGCATTCGAGACTTTCACACAATGCCATAAAAATGACCGTGTGTTCTACACCACGGTGGCGAGCTTGGCGTTCTTCTTGCCCCTTGGAATCATTATTGGAACGTATTCTTATCTCACTAAAGTCGCTGTACACCAGCGCCGGCGGACTTTAACCAATACGGTCCGTCCGGAAGGTGAGAGGCCTTTTCGACGAGCCCGCATTTTGCACGAGCTGAAAGCAGCGAAAATGATGGCTTGTGTAGTTTTAATATTCATTGCTAGCTGGGCGCCTTTCTTTATCTTGATGCTCTCGGGTTTTTGGCACGACCGTCTAAACATACCTTATGCCGTCAGGGATATCTTTGTTCTTATACTACCCAACCTTAACAGTGCTATAAACCCTTTCATGTACATGGCGTTTACACGCGAATTACGAGAGCAAGTGGCAAAGTTGGTTGGGAGATTATTCTGTCGATCTTGCAAATGTCATGAGTCCAGAGTTCCGTAGGAAGATCGCGAACGTGGACTCAGCCTGTGATTTTCGGGAATCTGAAACACACGTGAGGCGCAGTATTCGAGCCAAAATCATCGCAAGCTGCACTGGAGAAATTGTTTCATTATTCATTCTATATATCACGAGAAGAAGTGAAAAAGTATATCAACGAAGGatgcaaatgttttcttccaAACCTGTGAATTCTGTACATATGAAATGTTGTATCTGATTACGACTTTGTTCTCAAAAATCTCCAGTGTTAATTGTAGAAATACAAAGCCTACTGTGCATTATAAAGCTATATAACGTTTTCATGTGACGATAAAGATTTCTCAGTTTGGTTAGCCCTCAATAGCCAAAAGTAACAAGACgttaaaaataacaagaaatgtaGATCGATCAACAGCTATAAGGCTCAAGAGCAATTCGTAGTGTACAGTAAGCAAGAACAGATAAAAATTTAACTCAAAATACCCCGAAGTCCAAATTATATCTAAAGTAATAGTACAGAATAATAATTATGtacattttcttgttaaaataaCTACAAGTAATGACactttctagtttttttttaattttacctttcAACATCAGATAATCCCGTGTTTTTTCAccagacaaaaaaaagcaaatgaatcTGTGCAGTTTGTTCATGGATTCACCCACGCTTATTGTTATCATTTCAATTTGCCACTCTCTCGTTCACTGTAATCACAATAGGAAATAGTCAGATTGGTAACTAATATTAATTCACACTCACTTGTAGAAGTAAGT from Pocillopora verrucosa isolate sample1 chromosome 1, ASM3666991v2, whole genome shotgun sequence includes:
- the LOC131796120 gene encoding alpha-1A adrenergic receptor-like, with protein sequence MSGDNSNHLPVAHTNASNSSDLGICHLPPTSKNLALSLILVAICIVTFCGNLFVCATVYIHCALRSTTNYLIVSLALADLLVSLLSMPFRIHFTLRNNNWCLRSNVCGLWIWVDFVACSSSIGSLAAVSIDRFVAVKFPLRYRVLLTKQTSLKMICFVWMYSMIFASLGNYNWTFHAFETFTQCHKNDRVFYTTVASLAFFLPLGIIIGTYSYLTKVAVHQRRRTLTNTVRPEGERPFRRARILHELKAAKMMACVVLIFIASWAPFFILMLSGFWHDRLNIPYAVRDIFVLILPNLNSAINPFMYMAFTRELREQVAKLVGRLFCRSCKCHESRVP